One Aegilops tauschii subsp. strangulata cultivar AL8/78 chromosome 7, Aet v6.0, whole genome shotgun sequence genomic window carries:
- the LOC109745552 gene encoding NADPH-dependent aldo-keto reductase, chloroplastic isoform X1 gives MPWTNPRNRCMMHVGEPALPDRESNRLPWQLSFGRLPYPFLSCVVPNSDEEERRGEKRRKKMATYFTLNTGARIPSVGLGTYKSGPGVVAGAVTAAVKAGYRHIDCAPLYKNEKEIGAALNKLFDNGVVKRQDLFITSKIWCSDLAPEDVPSAIDRTLNDLQLDYLDLHLIHWPFQIKKGSELSPENFVELDMPETWRAMEKLYDSGKARAIGVSNFSTKKLADLLAVARVPPAVDQVECHPGWQQAKLRAFCHTNGVHFSAYAPLGRMKVVADNPVVTSIAESLGRTPAQIALRWGIQQGQSVLPKSTNESRLKENIDLFGWSIPEELCDKFSEIEQVKRVRNESLVHSQSIYKTMDELWDGEI, from the exons ATGCCCTGGACCAACCCACGCAATCGTTGCATGATGCATGTTGGCGAGCCGGCTCTTCCGGACCGTGAATCAAACAGGCTTCCGTGGCAGCTCAGTTTCGGTCGCCTTCCTTATCCCTTCCTGTCATGTGTAGTTCCAAACAGCGACGAAGAGGAGAGACGCGGGGAgaaaaggaggaagaagatggccaCCTATTTCACCCTCAACACCGGGGCACGCATCCCCTCGGTAGGCCTCGGCACCTACAAGTCCGGCCCCGGCGTCGTCGCTGGCGCGGTCACCGCCGCCGTCAAG GCCGGGTACCGGCACATCGACTGCGCACCACTATACAAGAACGAGAAGGAG ATTGGCGCTGCCTTGAACAAGCTCTTTGATAACGGCGTCGTCAAACGGCAAGACCTTTTCATCACTTCAAAGATATG GTGCAGCGATCTCGCGCCCGAAGACGTTCCGTCGGCAATCGACCGCACTCTCAATGATCTGCAGCTGGATTATCTTGACCTGCACCTG ATTCATTGGCCCTTCCAGATAAAGAAAGGCAGCGAGCTGAGCCCGGAAAACTTTGTCGAGCTCGATATGCCCGAGACCTGGCGGGCAATGGAGAAGCTGTACGATTCAGGCAAGGCCCGCGCAATAGGCGTGAGCAATTTTTCGACCAAGAAGCTGGCCGATCTGCTTGCCGTGGCCCGTGTTCCTCCGGCTGTTGATCAGGTGGAGTGCCACCCTGGTTGGCAGCAGGCCAAGCTCAGAGCCTTCTGCCACACCAATGGAGTTCATTTCTCT GCGTATGCGCCGCTAGGTAGGATGAAAGTCGTCGCGGATAACCCGGTGGTGACATCGATAGCCGAGAGTTTGGGAAGAACCCCGGCACAGATCGCTCTGCGATGGGGTATCCAGCAGGGTCAGAGCGTGCTTCCTAAAAGTACCAATGAGTCGAGGTTGAAGGAGAACATTGACCTGTTTGGCTGGTCCATTCCTGAAGAACTGTGTGACAAGTTTTCTGAAATTGAACAG GTTAAGCGAGTCAGGAACGAATCATTGGTGCACTCTCAGAGCATTTACAAAACAATGGACGAGCTCTGGGATGGTGAAATATAA
- the LOC109745552 gene encoding NADPH-dependent aldo-keto reductase, chloroplastic isoform X2, which translates to MPWTNPRNRCMMHVGEPALPDRESNRLPWQLSFGRLPYPFLSCVVPNSDEEERRGEKRRKKMATYFTLNTGARIPSVGLGTYKSGPGVVAGAVTAAVKAGYRHIDCAPLYKNEKEIGAALNKLFDNGVVKRQDLFITSKIWCSDLAPEDVPSAIDRTLNDLQLDYLDLHLIHWPFQIKKGSELSPENFVELDMPETWRAMEKLYDSGKARAIGVSNFSTKKLADLLAVARVPPAVDQVECHPGWQQAKLRAFCHTNGVHFSAYAPLGRMKVVADNPVVTSIAESLGRTPAQIALRWGIQQGQSVLPKSTNESRLKENIDLFGWSIPEELCDKFSEIEQNI; encoded by the exons ATGCCCTGGACCAACCCACGCAATCGTTGCATGATGCATGTTGGCGAGCCGGCTCTTCCGGACCGTGAATCAAACAGGCTTCCGTGGCAGCTCAGTTTCGGTCGCCTTCCTTATCCCTTCCTGTCATGTGTAGTTCCAAACAGCGACGAAGAGGAGAGACGCGGGGAgaaaaggaggaagaagatggccaCCTATTTCACCCTCAACACCGGGGCACGCATCCCCTCGGTAGGCCTCGGCACCTACAAGTCCGGCCCCGGCGTCGTCGCTGGCGCGGTCACCGCCGCCGTCAAG GCCGGGTACCGGCACATCGACTGCGCACCACTATACAAGAACGAGAAGGAG ATTGGCGCTGCCTTGAACAAGCTCTTTGATAACGGCGTCGTCAAACGGCAAGACCTTTTCATCACTTCAAAGATATG GTGCAGCGATCTCGCGCCCGAAGACGTTCCGTCGGCAATCGACCGCACTCTCAATGATCTGCAGCTGGATTATCTTGACCTGCACCTG ATTCATTGGCCCTTCCAGATAAAGAAAGGCAGCGAGCTGAGCCCGGAAAACTTTGTCGAGCTCGATATGCCCGAGACCTGGCGGGCAATGGAGAAGCTGTACGATTCAGGCAAGGCCCGCGCAATAGGCGTGAGCAATTTTTCGACCAAGAAGCTGGCCGATCTGCTTGCCGTGGCCCGTGTTCCTCCGGCTGTTGATCAGGTGGAGTGCCACCCTGGTTGGCAGCAGGCCAAGCTCAGAGCCTTCTGCCACACCAATGGAGTTCATTTCTCT GCGTATGCGCCGCTAGGTAGGATGAAAGTCGTCGCGGATAACCCGGTGGTGACATCGATAGCCGAGAGTTTGGGAAGAACCCCGGCACAGATCGCTCTGCGATGGGGTATCCAGCAGGGTCAGAGCGTGCTTCCTAAAAGTACCAATGAGTCGAGGTTGAAGGAGAACATTGACCTGTTTGGCTGGTCCATTCCTGAAGAACTGTGTGACAAGTTTTCTGAAATTGAACAG AATATATAG